A window of Halichoerus grypus chromosome 12, mHalGry1.hap1.1, whole genome shotgun sequence contains these coding sequences:
- the LOC118532578 gene encoding LOW QUALITY PROTEIN: olfactory receptor 2A1/2A42-like (The sequence of the model RefSeq protein was modified relative to this genomic sequence to represent the inferred CDS: inserted 1 base in 1 codon), which translates to MGENQTVVTEFILLGFCLGPRIQMVLFGLFSLFCACTLLGNSIILGLIWLDSRLHTPMYFFLSHLAIVDIAYACNTVPQMLVNLLKPDKPISFAGCLTQTFLFLTFAVTECLLLVVMSYDRCVAICHPLRYSAIMSWRVCITLVVTSWACGSLLALVHVVLILRLPFCGPCEINHFFCEILSVLKXACADTRLNQVVIFVASVFVLVGPLCLVLVSYSRILFAILNIQSGEGHRKAFSTCSSHLCVVGLFFGSAIVMCMAPKPHHPEEQQKIPFLFYSFFNPMLNPLIYSLRNTEVKSALRRALYKESHSQLE; encoded by the exons ATGGGGGAAAATCAGACAGTGGTGACAGAGTTCATTCTACTAGGATTTTGTCTTGGCCCAAGAATTCAGATGGTTCTCTTTGGGCTCTTCTCTCTGTTCTGTGCCTGCACCCTGCTGGGGAACAGCATCATCCTGGGGCTCATCTGGCTGGACTCCCGACTgcacacccccatgtacttcttcctctcccacttggCCATCGTCGACATAGCCTATGCCTGCAACACCGTGCCCCAGATGCTGGTGAACCTCCTGAAGCCAGACAAGCCCATCTCCTTTGCTGGCTGCTTGACACagacctttctctttttgacattTGCTGTCACAGAATGTCTTCTCCTAGTGGTGATGTCCTATGATCGGTGTGTGGCCATCTGCCACCCCCTCCGATATTCTGCCATCATGAGTTGGAGGGTCTGCATCACCCTGGTGGTGACTTCCTGGGCATGTGGCTCCCTGCTGGCCCTGGTCCATGTGGTTCTCATCCTGAGGCTGCCCTTCTGTGGGCCTTGTGAAATCAACCACTTCTTCTGTGAAATCCTGTCTGTCCTCA CTGCCTGTGCTGACACGAGGCTCAACCAAGTGGTAATTTTTGTGGCTTCTGTGTTTGTTTTAGTCGGGCCCCTCTGCTTGGTCCTGGTGTCCTACTCACGCATCCTATTTGCCATCCTGAATATCCAGTCTGGGGAGGGCCACAGAAAGGCCTTCTCCACCTGTTCGTCCCATCTCTGTGTGGTGGGGCTCTTCTTTGGCAGTGCCATTGTCATGTGCATGGCCCCCAAACCCCACCACCCTGAGGAACAGCAGAAGATCCCTTTCTTGTTCTACAGTTTTTTCAACCCTATGCTGAACCCACTGATCTACAGCCTGAGGAACACGGAGGTCAAGAGTGCCCTGAGGAGAGCACTGTACAAGGAAAGTCATTCCCAATTGGAGTGA